In Balaenoptera musculus isolate JJ_BM4_2016_0621 chromosome 19, mBalMus1.pri.v3, whole genome shotgun sequence, one genomic interval encodes:
- the LOC118885308 gene encoding chymotrypsinogen B: protein MAFLWLLSCFALVGAAFGCGVPAIDPVLSGLSRIVNGEDAVPGSWPWQVSLQDSTGFHFCGGSLISEDWVVTAAHCGVKTSDLVVAGEFDQGSDAENIQVLKIAKVFKNPKFNMLTVRNDITLLKLATPARFSETVSPVCLPSANDDFPVGMLCVTTGWGKTRYNAPKTPDKLQQATLPILSNADCRKYWGNKITNVMICAGASGVSSCMGDSGGPLVCQKDGAWTLVGIVSWGSGTCSTSTPAVYARVTALIPWVQKILAAN from the exons ATGGCCTTTCTCTGGCTCCTCTCCTGCTTCGCCCTCGTGGGGGCCGCCTTCG GCTGCGGGGTCCCTGCCATCGACCCTGTGCTGAGCGGCCTGTCCAGGATCGTCAATGGGGAGGACGCTGTCCCCGGCTCCTGGCCCTGGCAGGTGTCCCTGCAG GACAGCACCGGCTTCCACTTCTGCGGGGGCTCCCTCATCAGCGAGGACTGGGTGGTCACCGCCGCCCACTGCGGAGTCAA AACCTCTGACCTGGTGGTGGCCGGGGAGTTTGACCAGGGCTCAGACGCCGAGAACATCCAGGTCCTGAAGATCGCCAAG GTTTTCAAGAACCCCAAGTTCAACATGCTCACCGTCCGTAACGACATCACCCTGCTGAAGCTGGCCACGCCCGCGCGCTTCTCCGAGACCGTGTCCCCCGTGTGCCTGCCCAGCGCCAACGATGACTTCCCTGTCGGGATGCTGTGCGTCACCACGGGCTGGGGCAAGACCCGGTACAACG CTCCCAAGACCCCCGACAAGCTGCAGCAGGCGACCCTGCCCATTCTGTCCAACGCCGACTGCAGGAAGTACTGGGGCAACAAGATCACCAACGTGATGATCTGTGCGGGCGCCAGCGGCGTCTCCTCCTGCATG GGTGACTCTGGTGGCCCCCTGGTCTGCCAGAAGGATGGAGCCTGGACCCTGGTGGGCATCGTGTCCTGGGGCAGTGGCACCTGTTCCACATCAACTCCTGCTGTGTACGCCCGTGTTACTGCACTCATCCCCTGGGTGCAAAAGATCCTGGCCGCCAACTGA
- the LOC118885186 gene encoding chymotrypsinogen B-like — protein MALLWVVLGFFLFGSSFGCGVPTIDPVLSGLSRIVNGEDAVPGSWPWQVSLQTSSGFHFCGGSLISEGWVVTAAHCGVRKSHLVVAGVSDHGSEEEAVQVLRVAEVFEHPLWDLRTVRNDIALLKLATPASLSGTVSAVCLPSANASFPAGSLCATTGWGKTRYNALETPDKLQQATLPIVSNADCRRYWGSKVTDMMICAGASGISSCMGDSGGPLVCQKDGAWTLVGIVSWGSGRCGPFSPGVYTRVTKFIPWVLGVLEAN, from the exons ATGGCCCTTCTCTGGGTTGTCCTTGGCTTCTTCCTCTTTGGCAGCAGCTTCG GCTGCGGGGTCCCCACCATCGACCCTGTGCTGAGCGGCCTGTCCAGGATCGTCAACGGGGAGGACGCTGTCCCCGGCTCCTGGCCCTGGCAGGTGTCCCTGCAG ACCAGCTCCGGCTTCCACTTCTGCGGGGGCTCCCTCATCAGCGAGGGCTGGGTGGTCACCGCCGCCCACTGCGGGGTCAg GAAGAGTCACCTCGTGGTGGCCGGGGTGTCTGATCACGGCTCCGAGGAGGAGGCAGTCCAGGTGCTGAGGGTCGCTGAG GTCTTTGAACACCCCCTGTGGGACCTGCGCACGGTCCGAAACGACATCGCCCTGCTGAAGCTGGCCACGCCCGCGAGCCTCTCTGGGACTGTGTCCGCCGTGTGCCTGCCCAGCGCCAACGCCAGCTTCCCTGCAGGCTCCCTGTGCGCCACCACGGGCTGGGGCAAGACCCGGTACAACG CTCTCGAGACCCCCGACAAGCTGCAGCAGGCGACCCTGCCCATCGTGTCCAACGCCGACTGCAGGAGGTACTGGGGCAGCAAGGTCACCGACATGATGATCTGTGCGGGCGCCAGCGGCATCTCCTCCTGCATG GGTGACTCTGGTGGCCCCCTGGTCTGCCAGAAGGATGGAGCCTGGACCCTGGTGGGCATCGTGTCCTGGGGCAGCGGCCGGTGTGGCCCGTTCTCACCAGGCGTGTACACCCGGGTCACCAAGTTTATTCCCTGGGTTCTCGGAGTTCTAGAGGCCAACTga
- the LOC118885609 gene encoding chymotrypsinogen 2, with protein MTFLWLLSCCALLGTAFGCGVPAIDPVLSGLSKIVNGEDAVPGSWPWQVSLQDSTGFHFCGGSLISEDWVVTASHCGVKTSHLVVAGEFDQGSDAEDIQVLKIAKVFKNPRYNMFSNNNDITLLKLATPARFSKTVSAVCLPRANDNFPAGMLCVTTGWGLTKHTNANTPDRLQQATLPLLSNASCKKYWGSKITNSMVCAGASGVSSCMGDSGGPLVCRKKGAWTLVGIVSWGSGTCSTSSPGVYARVTALIPWVQQILAAN; from the exons ATGACCTTCCTCTGGCTTCTCTCCTGCTGCGCCCTCCTGGGCACGGCCTTTG GCTGCGGGGTCCCTGCCATCGACCCTGTGCTGAGCGGCCTGTCCAAGATCGTCAATGGGGAGGACGCTGTCCCCGGCTCCTGGCCCTGGCAGGTGTCCCTGCAG GACAGCACCGGCTTCCACTTCTGCGGGGGCTCCCTCATCAGCGAGGACTGGGTGGTCACCGCCTCCCACTGCGGGGTCAA AACCTCCCATCTGGTCGTGGCCGGGGAGTTTGACCAGGGCTCAGACGCCGAGGACATCCAGGTGTTGAAGATTGCCAAG GTTTTCAAGAACCCCAGGTACAACATGTTCAGCAACAACAACGACATCACCCTGCTGAAGCTGGCCACGCCTGCGCGCTTCTCCAAGACCGTGTCCGCCGTGTGCCTGCCCAGAGCTAACGATAACTTCCCCGCCGGGATGCTGTGCGTCACGACCGGCTGGGGCCTGACCAAACACACCA ATGCCAACACCCCCGACAGGCTGCAGCAGGCGACTCTGCCCCTCCTGTCCAACGCCAGCTGCAAGAAATACTGGGGCAGCAAGATCACCAACAGCATGGTCTGCGCCGGCGCCAGCGGCGTCTCCTCCTGCATG GGCGACTCTGGTGGCCCCCTGGTCTGCCGGAAGAAGGGAGCCTGGACCCTGGTGGGCATTGTGTCCTGGGGCAGCGGCACctgctccacctccagccccgGCGTGTATGCCCGCGTCACTGCACTCATCCCCTGGGTGCAGCAGATCCTGGCAGCCAACTGA